In one Shewanella loihica PV-4 genomic region, the following are encoded:
- a CDS encoding TonB-dependent receptor, which produces MKLSCLAMAVFGAISGQVFAEEAQAPEEAKEQKASAFEVIEVTAQKRVQRMQDVGIAISAFKADELEDLGAYQASALAEFIPNMEVAVSDDSGIPIFVIRGVGLQDYNTNNTPNTAVVVDDVYQPYGIYSAFAMFDTDRVEVLKGPQGGLYGRNSTGGAISFSSKRPELETTEANVAVDYGNYNSLNIRAGASLPLGEVAAVRLAVQSETSDGYYYNTYLNRDQGGKDKQQARFTLHYEPADYFAADLRYTYGRDTSEASIPEVTGLLDSNAYWEGPLAGFPGLPSMNIPYNQDGTPAYCDAVLQTGIPDASCINMNRASADGDPYSGADARVHPNDDTYHSVSLNMNWDFSDYSLISITNYTQMQFKHRNGVGSVGLGPGQDQEAWEQASRDYGRLNGGDLNEMYVTQYDSDTSSWSQELRLLSNYGGDFNWMVGLVYAEDNLDDLRNCSFAANVYADWKQFPGCGTMAYTQDTEVISGYAQLTYAISDTLSTTVDLRYTQEKKDYVGDVFVNDGTWICTANGLNTTDPDSPTYCANFIGWDPVTGRYDLARGNKSHYDESDPSWKVNLDWKVTPDTLLYASVGSSFKSGGFFGGFLTNPNAIRPYKPERNNGVELGFKSTLEDYRVQINGAAFYYDYRDFQSAIQEVDQSTGGVFNGLRNLGDVIMQGAELDLRWMATEDFEIRAAIGLLDTEVDKVTKFESADVGITNIFGEVIDIQGNELNNAPKFSGNLIARYHYQLSAELEGFIQLDASFKDDYWLSVSNEPIYREKGYTLVNMRAEIFSPADNWSVAVWGRNLTDKTYRNSFYLDGLDSGYSEYNAPRTFGVSLSYNY; this is translated from the coding sequence ATGAAGCTAAGTTGTTTGGCCATGGCGGTTTTTGGGGCTATTTCAGGTCAAGTTTTTGCAGAGGAAGCGCAGGCGCCAGAAGAAGCGAAAGAGCAGAAGGCGAGCGCGTTCGAAGTCATCGAGGTGACGGCGCAAAAACGTGTGCAACGTATGCAAGATGTCGGCATCGCGATCTCCGCGTTTAAAGCCGATGAGCTGGAAGATCTCGGTGCCTATCAGGCGTCGGCTCTGGCGGAATTTATCCCTAACATGGAGGTCGCCGTCTCAGACGATAGCGGCATCCCTATCTTCGTGATCCGTGGTGTGGGTCTACAGGACTACAACACCAACAACACGCCTAATACGGCCGTGGTCGTCGACGACGTTTATCAGCCCTATGGCATCTATAGCGCCTTTGCCATGTTCGATACCGATAGGGTAGAGGTGCTCAAGGGGCCTCAGGGCGGTCTGTACGGACGCAACTCTACCGGCGGCGCCATCTCTTTCTCCTCCAAGCGACCAGAGCTGGAGACCACTGAAGCCAATGTGGCGGTGGATTACGGTAACTATAATTCGCTCAACATCCGCGCCGGTGCCAGCCTGCCGCTGGGCGAGGTTGCCGCTGTGCGCCTCGCCGTGCAGTCAGAGACCAGCGACGGCTACTACTACAACACCTATCTGAATCGCGATCAGGGTGGCAAAGATAAGCAGCAGGCACGCTTTACCCTGCACTATGAGCCAGCCGACTATTTTGCGGCAGATCTCAGATATACCTATGGCCGTGACACCTCAGAGGCATCGATCCCCGAGGTCACGGGCTTGCTGGACAGCAACGCCTACTGGGAGGGACCGCTGGCGGGCTTCCCTGGGCTGCCGTCGATGAATATTCCCTACAACCAGGATGGTACACCGGCCTATTGTGACGCAGTGCTGCAAACCGGTATCCCGGATGCCAGCTGTATCAACATGAACCGCGCCAGCGCCGATGGCGACCCATACAGCGGCGCCGATGCCAGGGTGCATCCTAACGATGATACCTACCATTCAGTGTCGCTAAACATGAACTGGGATTTTTCCGACTACTCGCTGATCTCTATCACCAACTACACCCAGATGCAGTTTAAGCATCGTAACGGTGTCGGTTCGGTGGGTCTTGGCCCTGGTCAGGATCAAGAGGCCTGGGAGCAAGCCAGTCGCGATTATGGTCGCCTCAATGGTGGTGACCTCAACGAGATGTATGTCACCCAGTATGACTCAGACACCAGCTCATGGAGCCAGGAGCTGCGCTTGCTGTCCAACTATGGTGGCGACTTCAACTGGATGGTGGGTCTGGTGTATGCAGAAGATAACCTGGACGACCTGAGAAACTGCTCCTTTGCCGCCAACGTCTACGCCGACTGGAAGCAGTTCCCGGGCTGCGGCACCATGGCCTATACCCAGGATACCGAGGTGATTTCAGGCTATGCCCAGCTCACTTATGCCATCAGCGACACCCTGTCGACTACGGTGGACCTGCGTTACACCCAGGAGAAGAAGGACTATGTCGGCGACGTGTTTGTCAACGACGGTACCTGGATCTGTACGGCTAATGGCCTTAACACCACAGATCCAGACAGTCCGACCTACTGCGCCAACTTCATTGGTTGGGACCCTGTTACCGGCCGCTACGATCTGGCGCGAGGCAACAAATCTCACTATGACGAGAGCGACCCGTCGTGGAAGGTTAACCTCGACTGGAAGGTCACCCCGGATACCCTCTTGTATGCCAGTGTGGGCAGCAGCTTTAAGTCCGGCGGCTTCTTCGGTGGCTTCCTGACCAACCCTAATGCTATCCGTCCCTACAAGCCGGAGCGCAACAACGGGGTGGAACTGGGCTTCAAGTCGACCCTAGAAGATTATCGCGTGCAGATCAACGGCGCGGCCTTCTATTACGACTACCGCGACTTCCAGTCGGCTATCCAGGAGGTTGACCAGTCAACCGGCGGCGTCTTCAACGGCCTGCGTAACCTGGGTGACGTCATCATGCAGGGCGCCGAATTGGATCTGCGCTGGATGGCGACTGAGGACTTCGAGATCCGCGCCGCTATCGGCCTGCTCGACACCGAAGTCGACAAGGTCACCAAGTTCGAGTCTGCCGATGTCGGTATCACCAACATCTTCGGTGAAGTGATCGATATTCAGGGTAACGAACTCAACAACGCGCCTAAGTTCAGCGGCAACCTGATCGCCCGTTATCACTATCAGCTCAGCGCCGAGCTGGAAGGCTTCATTCAGTTGGATGCCTCCTTCAAGGATGATTACTGGCTGTCTGTGTCTAACGAACCCATCTATCGCGAGAAGGGTTACACCCTGGTCAATATGCGAGCGGAGATCTTCAGCCCAGCCGATAACTGGAGTGTGGCTGTCTGGGGACGCAACCTGACCGACAAGACCTATCGCAACAGCTTCTATCTGGATGGTTTGGACAGTGGCTATAGCGAATATAACGCGCCGCGCACCTTTGGTGTGAGCCTGTCTTACAACTACTAG
- a CDS encoding CocE/NonD family hydrolase, with the protein MEQVRGKSQRAACWLAAGLLTISAGVTPVVIAAPIAAAESATNQPGQSEQARSEQAISENSKVSSFGRYQGYSQERFDGWVTSSEYITTRDGTKLAADISRPAKHGVVTKEKLPVLWTYSRYHREFEPGVTNIDDDAILQRLARHGYVIASVNVRGGGASFGRYQGLFSAPETRDAYDVIDWLSKQPYSSGNIGMYGLSYMGITQYMAASTKHPALKAITPENGYFSLYDAVRRGGIMRQDLVESWGKGTQYLDKVRKPTPVDADTDGTLAAAAVKEHATNFDPIAPLAAAKLRDDTAPEFDWYKDMPSAINTALNESGVAIYHFGSWHDPYTTDTLVHFENYHGPQKMAFGPWSHVTNNEAEKLERDKVYGAEFQRWFDYWLKGIKNGVMDGPQIHVAEVDSMRKQWQWISLPQFPLQKARTSFYFGESSAKSDLVTDHLLSTQAPVLSTQKPDASALLAYQVNDLTTTGTATRWDSNYGTQVNYPDMTANDGHSLTFTTAPLDKDMVIAGIPLVKLLVSASTPDADVYALLEEVEADGRSNYITEGNLRLSLRKQHKAPWNNLDIPWHRALKEDQQLLTPGEVVEANFDIMPVVYRINKGNRLRVAIMGGDKDNMEAPPYPEAQLSLSVGGAQASQIALPLL; encoded by the coding sequence ATGGAACAAGTTAGGGGAAAATCACAGCGCGCCGCTTGCTGGCTGGCCGCCGGCCTGTTGACGATTTCGGCTGGTGTAACTCCCGTGGTAATCGCCGCGCCAATCGCCGCGGCCGAGTCTGCCACAAACCAGCCTGGGCAGAGCGAACAGGCTCGTAGCGAACAGGCTATTAGTGAAAATAGTAAGGTGTCCAGCTTTGGCCGCTACCAAGGCTACTCTCAGGAGCGTTTCGATGGCTGGGTGACCAGCTCTGAGTACATCACCACGCGCGACGGCACCAAACTGGCGGCGGATATCTCACGCCCGGCCAAGCATGGTGTGGTGACGAAAGAAAAGTTACCCGTACTCTGGACCTATTCTCGCTACCACAGGGAGTTTGAGCCAGGGGTAACCAACATAGATGACGATGCCATCTTGCAGCGTCTCGCCAGACACGGCTATGTGATCGCCAGCGTCAACGTGCGTGGCGGCGGGGCCTCTTTCGGCCGTTACCAGGGGCTGTTCAGCGCGCCCGAGACCCGCGATGCCTATGATGTCATCGACTGGCTGTCCAAGCAGCCGTACAGCAGCGGCAACATAGGTATGTATGGCCTCTCTTACATGGGGATCACCCAGTACATGGCCGCCAGCACCAAGCATCCGGCGCTTAAGGCCATCACCCCGGAAAACGGTTATTTTAGCCTCTATGACGCCGTTCGCCGTGGCGGCATAATGCGTCAGGACTTGGTGGAAAGCTGGGGCAAGGGCACCCAGTACCTGGATAAGGTACGCAAGCCAACGCCGGTGGATGCCGATACCGATGGCACTCTGGCGGCGGCCGCCGTGAAGGAGCATGCCACCAACTTCGACCCTATAGCGCCACTCGCGGCGGCGAAGCTGCGCGACGATACCGCGCCCGAGTTCGATTGGTACAAGGATATGCCCTCGGCGATAAACACAGCCCTCAACGAGTCTGGCGTGGCCATCTACCATTTCGGCTCCTGGCATGATCCCTACACTACAGACACCTTAGTGCATTTCGAAAACTATCACGGCCCGCAGAAGATGGCCTTTGGCCCCTGGTCCCACGTCACTAATAACGAGGCGGAAAAGCTGGAGCGTGACAAAGTATATGGCGCCGAGTTTCAGCGCTGGTTCGACTACTGGCTGAAGGGGATCAAGAACGGCGTGATGGATGGGCCGCAAATTCATGTGGCCGAGGTGGATAGCATGCGTAAGCAGTGGCAGTGGATCTCGCTGCCCCAGTTCCCCCTCCAGAAGGCCCGCACCAGCTTCTATTTTGGTGAATCCAGCGCCAAGAGCGACTTGGTGACAGATCATCTGCTGTCGACTCAGGCGCCTGTGCTGTCGACGCAGAAACCCGATGCCAGCGCGCTGCTGGCCTATCAGGTCAACGATCTGACTACTACGGGCACGGCGACTCGTTGGGACTCCAACTATGGCACCCAGGTCAACTATCCGGATATGACGGCTAATGACGGGCATTCGCTGACCTTTACGACGGCGCCCCTCGACAAGGATATGGTGATCGCCGGCATTCCGCTGGTCAAACTCTTAGTCTCGGCCAGTACGCCAGATGCGGATGTGTATGCCCTGCTGGAAGAGGTGGAGGCCGATGGTCGCTCCAACTACATCACAGAAGGCAATCTGAGATTATCCCTGCGCAAGCAGCACAAGGCGCCCTGGAATAATCTGGATATCCCCTGGCATCGCGCCTTAAAGGAGGATCAGCAACTGCTGACGCCGGGTGAGGTGGTCGAAGCCAACTTCGACATCATGCCCGTGGTGTATCGCATCAACAAAGGCAATCGTCTGCGTGTCGCCATCATGGGCGGTGACAAAGACAATATGGAGGCGCCGCCGTATCCCGAGGCGCAGCTCTCCCTAAGCGTAGGTGGTGCCCAGGCATCGCAAATCGCCTTGCCGCTGTTGTAG
- a CDS encoding acyl-CoA dehydrogenase has product MTVQLLNARDMDFLLYEFLDTEGLLQRPRYCEHSREVFDATLETAKTIAEKYFANHNHKGDEQEPTFDGERVQMIPETKEAWDHFADAGFLAAHYDFEDGGMQLPEIILRAAMAYFSAANTATAGYPCLSLGAANLIQSFGSDEQKAKFIPPMQEGRFAGTMAMTEPGQGSALADITTKAVPQADGSYLITGQKMFISGGDQSITENIIHMTLAKIEGAPAGVKGISLFIVPKFLVNDDGSQGERNDVALAGLLHKMGFRNTTSTVLSFGEKGGAVGYLVGEPHKGLAYMFQMMNEARIFVGSTAAVLGYQGFNASLEYARERPQGRLPSNKDPESKQIPIVQHADVRRMLLAQKAYVEGSLALCLYASSLFEDSHTADTPEARQQAFMLLDLLTPIVKSWPSKYALKANDLAIQVLGGSGYIREYPVEQYYRDNRLNPIHEGTEAIHGLDILGRKVPMGNMAAYELFVKAVEATAAEAAARETTSEMGQSLLAALGKLSRLNAVLLPMLAKDPDLGLANATLYLDVFGRITASWIWLQQANIAAAKLAEEGALSVDDANFYQGKLQAARYYLEWELPEIDPQIALLESHNSVPFDMQDAWF; this is encoded by the coding sequence ATGACAGTACAACTACTCAATGCCCGCGACATGGATTTTCTGCTGTATGAATTCCTGGACACAGAAGGACTACTGCAGCGCCCCCGTTATTGCGAGCACAGCCGCGAGGTGTTTGACGCCACCCTGGAGACGGCGAAAACCATCGCCGAGAAATACTTTGCCAATCACAACCACAAGGGGGACGAGCAGGAGCCGACCTTCGACGGTGAAAGGGTGCAGATGATCCCGGAAACCAAGGAGGCCTGGGACCATTTTGCCGATGCTGGCTTTCTGGCTGCCCACTATGACTTCGAAGATGGCGGCATGCAGTTGCCAGAGATCATACTGCGCGCCGCGATGGCCTATTTCAGCGCCGCCAATACCGCCACCGCCGGCTATCCTTGCCTGAGTCTGGGAGCGGCTAACCTGATTCAGAGCTTTGGCAGCGACGAGCAGAAGGCTAAATTTATTCCCCCCATGCAGGAGGGCCGCTTCGCTGGCACCATGGCGATGACAGAGCCGGGCCAGGGCTCGGCGCTGGCCGACATCACCACCAAGGCGGTGCCACAGGCCGACGGCAGCTATCTGATCACGGGCCAGAAGATGTTTATCTCAGGCGGTGATCAGAGCATCACAGAGAACATTATCCACATGACCCTGGCGAAGATCGAGGGCGCCCCGGCCGGCGTCAAGGGGATCTCCCTGTTTATCGTGCCCAAGTTCCTGGTCAATGACGATGGCTCCCAGGGGGAGCGTAACGACGTGGCCCTGGCCGGTCTGCTGCACAAGATGGGCTTTCGTAACACCACCTCTACCGTCTTGTCATTTGGCGAGAAGGGCGGCGCCGTGGGTTACCTGGTCGGCGAGCCCCACAAGGGCCTGGCCTACATGTTCCAGATGATGAATGAGGCGCGCATCTTCGTCGGCAGCACGGCGGCGGTGCTGGGCTACCAGGGCTTTAATGCCTCCCTGGAATACGCCCGTGAGCGTCCTCAGGGACGTCTGCCATCGAACAAAGACCCTGAGTCCAAGCAGATCCCTATCGTGCAACACGCCGATGTGCGCCGCATGTTGCTGGCGCAGAAGGCCTATGTGGAAGGCTCGCTGGCGCTGTGTCTGTATGCCAGCTCGCTGTTTGAAGATAGCCACACGGCGGATACGCCAGAGGCCCGTCAGCAGGCCTTCATGCTGCTTGATCTGCTGACGCCCATAGTCAAATCCTGGCCCTCAAAGTACGCCCTCAAGGCCAACGATTTGGCCATACAGGTACTCGGTGGCTCGGGTTATATCCGCGAGTATCCGGTGGAGCAGTATTATCGCGACAACCGCCTCAATCCAATCCATGAGGGCACGGAGGCGATCCACGGCCTGGATATCCTGGGGCGCAAGGTGCCTATGGGGAACATGGCCGCCTATGAGCTGTTTGTGAAGGCGGTGGAAGCCACTGCCGCCGAGGCCGCTGCGAGGGAAACGACTTCCGAGATGGGCCAATCCCTGCTCGCCGCGCTTGGCAAGCTGAGCAGGCTCAATGCCGTACTGCTGCCCATGCTGGCCAAAGATCCGGATTTGGGCCTGGCCAACGCCACCCTGTATCTGGACGTGTTTGGCCGCATCACCGCCAGCTGGATCTGGCTACAGCAGGCCAATATCGCCGCGGCCAAGCTGGCCGAAGAGGGGGCTCTGTCTGTCGATGATGCCAACTTCTATCAGGGTAAGCTGCAGGCGGCGCGTTACTACCTGGAGTGGGAACTGCCGGAGATCGATCCGCAGATCGCCCTGCTGGAGAGCCATAACAGTGTGCCCTTCGATATGCAGGACGCCTGGTTCTAG